The DNA segment ACTGGTGGTAAATGCATTATGAAGGCACACTTACATAGACATAAGCTTTGAACATAAAGAAACACGCTCACTGGAGGACTACTGGTAAAGTCATGAAAAGCTGTGCGcagttttattttctttgtaTTCTATCTTTACATTCCAAAAAACCGCAGTCCCTGCCCTATAACCATTATGAAAGTTTACTCACAAATTCATTGTACATctcatttttttttacatattGGATTAATAGTATAGGCATGTAGGTGGCATGATTTCATCAAAAAGGCTAACTTTTCACTTAGGAAatcaaaaaataataaataaaaaggtGCTAACTTTAGCATTTAGACTTCAAATTCTTAGATATAATATATATACTGCACACAATGTGATACCAAATCCTCAAGCTCTCCTGGTGATCTCTCCACAACTATTTTAAAGCATATAAAGATGAAATCTTTAAtacatggggtgtgtgtgtgtgtatgtttgtgtgtgtgcgcatgtaaaTCGGGGGGGCAATAAAAGCTCTTTAAAACCCTACCAGAACAGATTCaaggccttttttaaaaaaaagtgatcGAACATATATGCCTATACCTGGACAAAGCAACTAGATCAGCAATATTTAACAAAATTAAAACCATTACAACAAAATAGTCAAACAAAATGAATTGTtagtttttttttcctcctcCAGGGCAAACTAACAAGCCCCAAATGTATTAAAGTCTCTACACATTGGCAACTTGGCCATGTCATCTTCTGATGTGTCAAGAATATTGAAAGAGAAAAACAATATAGCACTCAAACGATGAAATGTTACAGGGCGATTGAACAGTCACCATAGTAATGGTACACTCAATTAACAAAGGATGGCATTGCAGAGCTCGCATTACAAGCACCATGATAAGCAGCCTAGTAATGATGTGTTCAATTATGCATTATTCAAGAGCTACAATGTGTTTGAAAAACGAGCTCTTTGTGATCTCTAGTCATTTCTAGACAGGTaacttttaaatatattttaggaAAGCTTTGGGATTTTCTTTTTCTGAAATGACAAGGCTACTAAAACTCATGCACTCCGCAAAAAACCTCATGCAGTAGTTAAGGTAAACCATCCAAGCAGTTTTATTCATTAATATTCATAAATACACACAGCAGCTTCATTAGAGattttttcaatttgttttcctCTTCAGTTGAATGTGGAGTATTAGGAGAGCCTTTTGCATGTCAAGGTACAGGAAGCAGAGACTGCCTCTGGCACTGCTACCTACATTTACCTGCTAGAAGTAAAAATTAGTAAGTGGAATCAATTATCTTATTTTTTCTTCCTTGAATGTACACAATGTAACAAGAGTGACAGACctgaaattacaatcaccaaaCAAACCCAAAGATAGCTGTTGTCCACTTCATTGGCAGTTACAGCACAGAGGACATTGTCTGCAAAGTGGGACATCATCAAAGAGGATGTGGCGGAGGCTCATTTCCTTTATTACTCTCTTTTAAATTTAGGTTTTCTAAAGCAACATCTAAAGGCATAATATCTACACAGCCAATAGCACCAAAATCTGTGAAATCCCCCCGCTCGTCCTCATCCGAGGAGGAATTTTCTTCCCGCATCAGGGTGGAGAGGAGAAGCTCCTGCACAAACAGGCTGTGATCTGCCCGCTCACTTTCCAGAGATTGACGTTCTCCTTCAGACATCTTCGGTTCATTCAACCTGCAGGCAGTACAGAAAATAATGTTTAGTCACAACTGAAGAGTGGAGGACACATTGTGCACATAGTACAAGATGGGTTATTCCAAATGTTAACAATGCATAAAATAACTTCATCTTAAAAATGCAATCCATACTCATGTACCTCTATAGGTACGTGAATTTTTCAAACATTaataattttattttaataaagAAAGATGGATTAATCTGATAACTTTGCCTAATACCAAAATATTCACAGTTGTGCTAAACATGATATGGGAgtaaaaataaatggattattttgaGGTTGGCAGGCTATAAACGAGTGaagtgctgcaaggatcagtgctagagTCTCAGCTATTTGCACTTTACACCAAGAATTtagctgagggaacagtgtgtaATGTGTCCATGTTTATTAATGATATCAGGTCAGATGGTTTGAGGACACAAAAAGGCTAGAAAGgattaaatgaatgggcaagTTCATGGCAGATGGGATATAACGTGGGAGTGagagaagttatccactttgggaggaaaaatggtaagaagtctcacaacaccaggttaaagtccaacaggtttacttggtatcgtgagcttttggagtgctgctccttcatcaggtgaggaaaaATAGAAGAGTAAAATATTTTTTGAAGTATCCTATTAGATAAATCATTGAGCTGGAGTACACTTCCTCAGAAATTTTCAGAACATTTACTCCAGTGTAGTCATCCTCAGAGAAAAGCACAGGGTGCAGGAAGCTATGACTTCTCAGCAGTGTACAGGGAACCCAAGAAAAATAGAGGAAGAGTTCCTACAGACactgatccaaagatgtgtgggttaggttgattggccatgctaaattgaccctagtgtctggggattaatagggtaaatatttggggctacggggatgtggtcggtgcagactcgatgggccaaatggcctccttctgcactgtaggattcaatgattctatgaatcctagAGGTAAAATATACATGGATATAATAAAACCAAATTAAATTGCCTGTACAGCCATGTGCACAACATTCAAAACCAAATGGGGGAACTAGACGCAATAATGCACAGCGAGGCGATCGATGTAATAGGGAGAACTGAAACATAGCTACATTAACATGACTTGCAGTTAACTATTACAGGATAAAATGTACTTAGGAAGGAGGTGATGCAATAAAGGTATTTAAGATAATAAAACGGCTTGATAAGGTAGATCTGGAGAAAATGCTTCCACTTGTGAGGGAGAACAAAACTAAGGAGCATGAATGTGGAAAAGCTACCATTTAGAATAGTTAAACAAATAGCACCGATACATGCATGGGGAAGCTAAATAAgcacaagggagaaaggaatagaagggttAGAAGAGGAGGAATAGAAGAGGTTTCtgtgaacaaagagcaaagaaaattacagcacaggaacaggcccttcggccctccaagcctgcaccgacttaactaaagccccctacccttccggggaccatattgctctattcccatcttattcacgtatttgtcaagacaccccttaaaagttaccaatcatatctgcttccaccgacctcacctggcagcgagttccaggcatccaccaccctctgtgtaaaaaaacttgcttcgtgcatcttctttaaaccttgtccctcgcaccttaaacctatgtcccctaataattgactcttccatcctgggaaaaagcttctgactatctactctgtccatgcctctcataatattgtagacttctatcaggtcgcccctcacctccgtcgttccagtgagaacaaaccaagtatctctaacctctcctcatagctaatgccctccatgccaggcaacatcctggtaaatcttttctgtaccctcttcaaagcctccacatccttctggtagtgtggcgaccagaattgaacactatgttccaagtgtgacctaactaaggttctataaagctgcaacatgacttgtcaatttttaaactctgtgccccgatgaaggcaagcatgccatattcccttcttgactatcttctccacctgcgttgccattttcagtgacctgtgtacctgtacacccagatccctgtgcCTAACAATACTCttatgggttctgccatttactgaatagttcctctctgtattagaccttccaaaatgcattacttcacatttgtccggattaaactccatctgtcacctctccacccaagtctccaaccgatttatatcctgcagtatcctctgatggtcctcatcgctattttcctccaaatcatttatatatattacaaacagcaaaggtcccagcactgctccctgaggaacgccacttgtcacagccctccattcagaaacgcacccttccactgctaccctctgtcttctatgaccgagccagttctgtatccatcttgccagttcacctctgatcccatgcaacttcaccttctgcaccagtctgccatgagggaccttgtcaaaggccttactgaagtccatgtagacaacacccactgctctaccctcatcaatcatcttcatcacttcctcgaaaaactcaatcaagttagtggagTATAAACCAATTGGGTTGAATGGCCCATTTGTGCTGTAAACCCAAAGTTTGAAATCGATAAACATTATATTTATGTAAGAATTCCTTAAACAATGAATATTCAACAAAGGAAACTGCTTTTTAGGAATACTTTGACAGCAACTTCTTTTTAAAACAGCGCAGGAGGCTACATTTGGCCTATCATATCTGCACTGGTTCTCTATATGAGCAAGTAAACTAGTGTCATTACCCTGCCTTCTCCCTGAAATCCTGTACATTTTTTCTTTTTAGATaacatccaattctcttttgaatgcctcagctgaatctgcctccaccacaagtTGGAGAGGTGCACCTTAACAACTTGCTGTATGATTAAGTTTTTCCTCATTTTTGCTTTTGCTTATTTTACAATTACTTTAGATCCGTgccctcgttcttgatcctttcacatggcggaacagtttctccccatctactctgtccagatgcctcctgattttgaatacctctatcaaatccctctcagccttctcttctccaaggaaaacaatcccaacttctccaatctattttcATAATTGCAGCTCCTcaatcctggaaccattctcatgattttttcctgcactctctccaatgctttcacatctttcctaaagtgaggCACCCAGAAATAGACACAATACTTCAGCTGAGACTGAACTGATGCctcatacaagttcaacataacctccttgctcttgtgctgTATGCCctttaataaagcctaggatactatatgttttattaaccgctttctcaacttgtcctgccaccttcaatgactttatGCATAAAACCAGCAGAGGTGAAGTAAATGGGAAGTGTAAAATTAGGTAATAGTCTAGTGAATCAGAATCCTAACTGAAAGCATTAGACATCttgagggagggagaaaaaaagAATACTGTTAGTCCAAATTTCAACGTGTGATTTCTGAAGACTTGCAATAAGGGAACTGCTAGGTCTAACATGCACGTGTTCGCCTTATTGTCCTGAACAAAGATATCTAGGTTTTATTATTGGTCTTCATGCAAAATAAGAAATGCTGTTGAATTGCTTGAGTCAGCTTGGTAGCGTGCAATTTTTTGATTATCTATTTAGCCAAAGGCTGATGGATAGACTGCTTCAGGTTGCTGCTTGCTTTATAAGTGGTCCTTCACTAAATGTTTTTGGGATGGACTCAAGGATAACAGAATTCTAAACAACTCAACAAAAAATGATTCACGGGTTCGTGCCCTCACTCcctagtatatacagagggaacAGGAATCCAAATATTTTTGTGATTAGCTCATCAACTTAAAGTTGTAATAAAAAATCAAATACCTACAGCATTTTGTAGTATGAAACATTTCTAGAGATTGAACTGCAGATATGTTAATCACGATAATGTCTTGTGTTAACTGATTGATTGTGTGTAAATGTCTCTCAGGCCCATTGCCAAGAGAAGATCAACAACATAATGCAAAACTACAGCACTAACTTCACAGTTAACATCTATTAGTTTTGGAGACATAGTCATATTTATACTTGTATGAAACCTATACTGATGCTCTACTGAAATAAAATCTAAAGTTTAAGGAACAAAAGATTACCATAAGGCTGAATCAATGCAAAAAGTTACTACTCCATGTGAAATTAGTTATGGTGCCTCAGTCACTAATAAGTCAACAACATTTCCTTTAATTCAGCATTCAGAAAGGCCCAAGGATGACCAGTGTGTGAAATGGAATAAAACAACACAGGTTGTCTTTATTGGGGGGGCTTCAATCTGCATTGTTGGCATGGTACACCTGATGAGGTAGTGCTTGATGATGATACTGGCTGCTTGATGTAGTAAGTGTTCCATTTATTAGAATTAATGAGAAAAAACACTGAAGACAAAAAAGTTATGATCGCTCAAGTTCCACAACTCTAGTCTGTCTTTTATAAAACTATAACTGTCTGAGGAACGTAGGAACAGGGATTAAACATTTGcacctgttccactattcaatcacATCATGGTTAATCTGCATCCCAGCTCCATTTACTCACATTTGATCCATATACCTTCATACCAGTACCCAACTAACTATAACTAAAGAAGCCTTGAAAAATTCAAACACAGATTATCTATAGCCTTTTGGGCGGGCGGGGGGAAAGGAGtgtggacggagagagagagagaaaatacttCAATTCCAGTCCCATTTGTATGGAAACATTCTGAGAATCAACTACAATGTAATGAGATGGTCCTCAATGCTTCCAAATCCTAAAACATGCCCCAGTAATTGGACAGCAAATCTCTCCAGGGTTCCCAGAAGCTCTTGTTGTCCCCTAATAGTGCTTGATCCCAAGATCCTTCATTGGTACTGCCAGATGTCAGATCTATTCCTCCAGTTGTCAAAACAGCTGTTTTTGTGCGGTTTATTTAGATCATGGTTGCTCTATCAGGTTATCTTACCTTGTGAGCAAGAACTGGGAATTCTGGGAGGTCTGGTGACTGTTTTCTGTGGTGATTGTGTTGTTAGTCACTGTAGTCTGTGTGACCGTGGTGCTGAGGCTGCCTGTGTTAGTGCGTCTTGTTGCATTGCGTGCAGACTCCAGCTGTTGTCGTGCTGCCTGTGCCTGTTGTCTCTCTAGTTGCAGCTGCATTTGCAACTGCTGTAACTGGGAGGCAGAAGGGCCAGAGGAATTTAGCTGTCCTCCAGCAGAACGTCTCACACCTGATAACTGTGATAACAGCTCTGCAACAAATGGAAAGAATTGTTATTTAAGAGTAGCATGATAAATTgtcaaaaataaaaacaggaaatggtgGAAATACATTGCAAGTCCATTAATACCTGCAGACAGAGAAGGCAGGTTAGTGTTTCAAGTGTGTACCTTGCCTCAGAACAAGACCTGCGATGTATTTCCAGCATGTACTTTTTAAACTTGTAATAATTAGTTACTTGATAACTTGTTTCCACAATAAGTAGTCATCATCTGACATGAATACAAAAACAAACTGATACTTGCCAGAGTAATTGTGTAGAAAACAGCAACAATACAAACTTTCCTTTTCTCGCTGAACCACTTGGTCACAATGACCTAAGTTCTAGAAGACTTAATCTGATTCTGGACCAGCTTCATCATTGAAATATATCAAGTGGAAATTAAATATTTCTGCACAATATCCTGGATTCTTTTAATTGCACAATACTCTAAGATCACTTGGGAATAGAGTGCTTAGGAGTGGATAAGTCACTTGATCGAGATGGCTTTCTAAGGAAAGCAGAAGGTGGAGATAGTGGATGGACTTGCAGATGGATGTTTCAATCTTCCCAAGATACAAGGAGGTGCCATTCTTTTTAGAAATGGAAGTTTGCAAATGCAAAAAGCctcatttaagaaaggttgtaaggCCATTCATGGCAATTACAGACTGGTCGATTTAACTTCCGTGGGCAAtgttttagaaacaataatcaggaaaaaagttgacAGGTTGGGTAAGTTTCAGTTAATTAAAGAGAAACAGCACAGATTTGCAAAAGGACATATCACGTTTGACGAATCCGACTGATGTTTTTGATAAAGGAATGCAGTGGATGTCCATACGGATTTTAAAAATGCGTTTGACAAGCACCACATAAAAGGCTGGGTAACAAAATTGTGGCTCATGAAATAGGAGCATCAGTGTCAGCTTGGACATGCAATTGGTTTAAGGATAGAAAACAGAATCATAGTAAAtgtttttttcagactggagCATGGTGGACAGTGGTGTTTCCATTGGGTAAACATTAGCACTTACTGCCTCTTATAATATACATGACTGATATGGTTATTGGAATAGAGAGTAAAATTTACTGATGATACTGAACATGGAGGTGGGATAAATAGTGAGGATTATAATTTACTGAAataggacatagataggttagcaGAATGgatagacaagtggcagatggaatttaatacagagaagtgaggtgatgcattttggcaaaaGGGACAGGGAGAAACAATAAATACTTAATGGCACCATTTAAATAGTGTGCAGGGACTGAACAATCTAGGACTTCCCgtgcatagatctttgaaggtggcaggacatgagagagtagttagcaaagcatatgagagtctgggtctatactcggaatttagaaggatgaggggggatctaattgaaacttgcagtataccgagaggcctagatagagtggatatggagaggatgtttccactagtgggagagactagaactctactaccagaaggacgtggaggcgttagagagagtgcagagaaggtttaccaggatgttgcctggtatggagggtcttagctatgagaagagattgggtaaactggggttgttctccctggaaagacggagaatgaggggagatctaatagaggtgtacaaggttatgaaggggatagataggctgaacggtgggaagctttttccagatcagaagtgacgatcacgaggggtcacgggctcaaggtgagaggggcaaagtataactcagatattagagggatgttttttacacagagggtggtgggggcctggaatgctctgccaagtagggtggtggaggcagacacgctgacatcgtttaagactttcctggatagtcacatgagcagcctgggaatggagggatacaaacgattggtctagttggaccaaggagcggcacaggcttggagggccgaagggcctgtttcctgtgctgtactgttctttgttcaagggcacaacctcagagtaaagggatgctccttta comes from the Mustelus asterias chromosome 6, sMusAst1.hap1.1, whole genome shotgun sequence genome and includes:
- the kcmf1 gene encoding E3 ubiquitin-protein ligase KCMF1 isoform X3, whose amino-acid sequence is MSRHEDLYYGGEALSVEQPQSFTCPYCGKMGFTETTLQEHVTSEHAEISTEVVCPICAALPGGDPNHVTDDFAAHLTLEHRAPRDLDESSGVRHVRRMFHPGRGLGGPRARRSNMHFTSSSTGGLSSSQSSYSPSNREAMDPIAELLSQLSGVRRSAGGQLNSSGPSASQLQQLQMQLQLERQQAQAARQQLESARNATRRTNTGSLSTTVTQTTVTNNTITTENSHQTSQNSQFLLTRLNEPKMSEGERQSLESERADHSLFVQELLLSTLMREENSSSDEDERGDFTDFGAIGCVDIMPLDVALENLNLKESNKGNEPPPHPL
- the kcmf1 gene encoding E3 ubiquitin-protein ligase KCMF1 isoform X2; translation: MQCILTRVDFDLYYGGEALSVEQPQSFTCPYCGKMGFTETTLQEHVTSEHAEISTEVVCPICAALPGGDPNHVTDDFAAHLTLEHRAPRDLDESSGVRHVRRMFHPGRGLGGPRARRSNMHFTSSSTGGLSSSQSSYSPSNREAMDPIAELLSQLSGVRRSAGGQLNSSGPSASQLQQLQMQLQLERQQAQAARQQLESARNATRRTNTGSLSTTVTQTTVTNNTITTENSHQTSQNSQFLLTRLNEPKMSEGERQSLESERADHSLFVQELLLSTLMREENSSSDEDERGDFTDFGAIGCVDIMPLDVALENLNLKESNKGNEPPPHPL